Proteins from a single region of Desulfobacter postgatei 2ac9:
- a CDS encoding o-succinylbenzoate synthase, with the protein MKARVIEHKLQFKRPAGTSRGVLNHRRVWYLVLEKEGRIGVGECAPLPGLSAETIPEVEQVLAALAADPDGFCAQADQERMPSSVRFALETALGDLEQAGTQILFPSGFTRGEKGIPINGLIWMGDLSFMKEQVRQKLDSGWRCIKLKIGALQFEEELAILKDIRSEYSADDVILRVDANGGFSPDQVLDRLGQLAELGIHSIEQPIAKGQWQHMAGLCRKSPLDIAFDEELIGITKREEKIRLLDTLSPHYLVLKPSLHGGMKGCDEWVELADARGMGWWVTSYLESDLGLNAIAQWTFLKQPHLHQGLGTGKLFTNNLDSPLEIRGEQLFFDPGKRFVFPGIF; encoded by the coding sequence ATGAAAGCTCGTGTCATTGAACATAAATTACAGTTTAAACGGCCGGCCGGGACATCCCGGGGGGTGCTGAACCATCGCCGGGTGTGGTATCTTGTTCTGGAAAAAGAGGGCCGGATCGGGGTGGGGGAGTGCGCGCCTTTACCGGGGTTGAGCGCTGAGACCATTCCGGAGGTGGAACAGGTCCTTGCGGCGCTTGCCGCAGACCCGGATGGGTTTTGTGCCCAGGCCGATCAAGAGCGTATGCCCTCTTCGGTGCGGTTTGCGCTGGAAACCGCCCTGGGGGATCTGGAACAAGCCGGTACGCAGATTCTTTTTCCTTCCGGCTTCACCCGGGGTGAGAAAGGTATCCCCATCAACGGCTTGATCTGGATGGGGGACCTGTCGTTCATGAAAGAGCAGGTCCGGCAGAAACTGGATTCGGGGTGGCGCTGCATTAAGCTTAAAATCGGGGCGCTCCAGTTTGAGGAAGAGCTTGCCATCCTTAAAGATATCCGGTCTGAATACAGTGCCGACGACGTCATTTTGCGGGTGGATGCCAATGGCGGCTTTTCCCCGGACCAGGTTCTGGACCGGCTTGGGCAGCTGGCCGAATTGGGTATTCATTCCATTGAACAGCCCATTGCCAAAGGACAGTGGCAGCACATGGCCGGGTTGTGCAGAAAGTCCCCCCTGGACATTGCCTTTGATGAGGAACTGATCGGGATTACGAAGCGTGAAGAAAAAATTCGTCTTCTGGATACCCTTTCCCCCCATTACCTGGTGCTGAAACCCAGCCTGCACGGGGGGATGAAAGGGTGTGACGAATGGGTTGAACTGGCCGATGCCCGAGGCATGGGCTGGTGGGTCACCTCTTACCTTGAATCTGATCTGGGGTTAAACGCCATTGCCCAGTGGACTTTTTTAAAGCAGCCCCATTTGCACCAGGGCCTTGGTACGGGGAAGTTATTTACCAATAATCTGGACTCTCCCCTGGAAATCCGGGGGGAACAACTCTTTTTTGATCCGGGCAAACGGTTTGTTTTTCCGGGGATTTTTTAA
- the aroQ gene encoding type II 3-dehydroquinate dehydratase, which yields MNTQSQKTPGIIHVINGPNLNMLGKREPDIYGSLTLDQINGELKARADALGLCLDFFQSNHEGAILDYIHAAFEQGPAGVIINPGALTHTSVALRDALSMLSCPIVEVHLSNIHKRETFRHTSMIAGIATGQLTGFGHYGYSMALDFLHALAC from the coding sequence ATGAATACTCAGTCCCAGAAAACACCCGGTATCATTCATGTCATCAATGGTCCCAATTTGAACATGCTGGGGAAAAGGGAGCCTGATATTTACGGGTCGCTTACCCTTGATCAGATCAACGGGGAACTCAAGGCGCGTGCAGATGCATTGGGGCTTTGCCTGGATTTTTTTCAGTCCAATCACGAAGGCGCAATTCTGGATTATATTCATGCCGCGTTTGAACAGGGCCCTGCCGGTGTGATTATCAATCCGGGGGCCCTGACCCATACATCCGTGGCCCTGCGCGATGCGCTATCCATGCTGTCATGCCCCATTGTGGAGGTGCATCTGTCCAACATCCATAAACGCGAAACCTTCCGCCACACCTCCATGATTGCCGGTATTGCCACGGGCCAGCTCACCGGATTCGGCCATTATGGTTATTCTATGGCCCTTGATTTTCTCCACGCCCTGGCTTGCTGA
- the menD gene encoding 2-succinyl-5-enolpyruvyl-6-hydroxy-3-cyclohexene-1-carboxylic-acid synthase, translating into MMISTKRHVQQLASLFLSKKIFDIVLCPGSRNGPLIHTLAGCGQFDCRVIVDERSAGYFALGLAQAKENPVVIVCSSGTATINFAPAVAEAFYQNIPLIVVTADRPAYWIDQLENQCIQQTALYRNFIKQSCSLPLEESDCRLWSGARLINEILNTAVSDAPGPVHINIPLEEPLHRTMDAQLPDVKVIGNAQTRINLDEKALAAAAEEIGRADKILVLAGQSQGNGELDSSLALFAEKTGAVVAAEHLANLQIPSGCCCAVPELVLGSISSGDAAVFQPDLLITFGRHFVSKRIRQFLRANKPHEHIHVDAGGGHMDTYQALTRVCAMSPELFFGQLADMQIQKASGGYAGAWKDREQETLQIYKHYLDRAPFSDFTACAGALKAVPEDSVLHLGNSSTVRYAVLTPGIKEVTWLGNRGTSGIDGSVSTAVGYASCSSKINTLILGDLSFFYDSNGLWNKYLGKNLRIILLNNGGGNIFSFVEDLAGCTGEDNQGVFQNYFFAGHSAKAQGFASTFGLDYLQAGSASQLDMALEKLYNPGRIVPTLLEVFTDARTNTKVFKGLFSEIKKRITNTETNK; encoded by the coding sequence ATGATGATTTCAACAAAGCGCCATGTGCAGCAGCTTGCATCGTTATTCCTAAGTAAAAAGATTTTTGATATTGTCCTGTGCCCCGGGTCCAGGAACGGTCCCTTGATTCATACCCTGGCAGGCTGCGGACAATTTGACTGCAGGGTGATTGTGGATGAGCGCAGTGCCGGTTATTTTGCCTTAGGGTTAGCCCAGGCAAAGGAAAACCCGGTTGTTATTGTGTGCAGCTCCGGTACGGCTACAATTAATTTTGCCCCGGCTGTGGCTGAGGCCTTTTACCAGAATATCCCTTTGATCGTGGTGACTGCGGACCGGCCCGCCTACTGGATAGATCAGCTGGAAAACCAGTGCATCCAGCAAACGGCGCTGTACCGAAATTTTATCAAGCAATCGTGTTCGCTGCCCCTGGAGGAGTCGGACTGCCGGCTTTGGTCCGGTGCGCGGTTAATCAACGAAATACTTAATACGGCCGTGTCTGATGCGCCCGGACCTGTGCATATCAACATTCCCCTTGAAGAGCCTTTGCACCGGACCATGGATGCGCAACTGCCTGATGTTAAAGTGATCGGGAATGCACAGACACGGATCAATCTTGACGAAAAGGCGTTGGCCGCAGCAGCCGAAGAGATCGGCCGGGCAGATAAAATACTTGTACTGGCAGGCCAGTCCCAGGGCAATGGAGAACTTGACAGTTCCCTGGCGCTGTTTGCGGAAAAAACCGGTGCCGTGGTTGCCGCCGAGCACCTGGCCAATCTGCAGATACCTTCCGGTTGCTGCTGTGCCGTTCCGGAACTTGTGCTTGGGTCCATATCCTCGGGCGATGCAGCCGTGTTTCAGCCTGATCTGCTCATTACCTTTGGCAGGCATTTTGTATCCAAGCGTATACGGCAATTTTTAAGAGCCAATAAACCACACGAGCATATTCATGTGGATGCCGGTGGTGGGCATATGGACACCTACCAGGCATTGACCAGGGTTTGTGCCATGTCCCCGGAACTGTTTTTTGGACAATTGGCTGATATGCAGATCCAAAAGGCATCCGGCGGTTATGCCGGGGCCTGGAAAGACCGCGAGCAAGAGACCCTCCAAATTTATAAACATTATCTGGACCGGGCCCCTTTTAGTGATTTTACGGCATGTGCCGGCGCATTAAAGGCAGTGCCGGAAGATTCAGTCCTGCATCTTGGCAACAGCTCCACCGTGAGATATGCCGTGTTAACCCCCGGCATCAAAGAGGTTACCTGGCTTGGCAACCGGGGAACCAGCGGTATTGACGGTTCTGTCTCAACGGCGGTGGGGTATGCCTCATGCAGCTCTAAGATCAATACGCTTATTTTGGGAGATCTCTCTTTTTTCTACGATTCCAACGGATTGTGGAATAAATACCTGGGGAAAAATTTAAGGATTATTCTGCTCAACAACGGCGGCGGCAATATTTTCAGTTTCGTGGAAGACCTTGCCGGCTGCACCGGAGAGGATAATCAGGGGGTGTTTCAAAACTATTTTTTTGCGGGCCACAGTGCAAAGGCCCAGGGCTTTGCATCGACATTCGGCCTTGACTACCTGCAGGCCGGCTCAGCTTCCCAGTTGGACATGGCCCTTGAAAAATTATATAATCCCGGCCGGATTGTCCCCACCCTGCTAGAGGTGTTTACGGATGCCCGGACCAACACAAAGGTATTTAAGGGACTGTTTTCGGAAATTAAAAAGAGAATAACTAATACGGAGACGAATAAATGA
- a CDS encoding indolepyruvate oxidoreductase subunit beta: MKTLRMIIVAVGGQGNLLASKVLGEAALIEGVEVRMSEIHGMAQRGGVVESSIIFGDASSSIISDGEADILLGFEPAETLRAIGRCSANTRVITNTATLPPFTVAIGKGVYPEVDEIKRVLKEKTAGLVAIDAMALAKRAGSPMSVNIVLLGALIQTGALGFSKENVKEAIRRRIKPALVEMNLHAFDLGFEAAAAGTV, from the coding sequence ATGAAAACATTAAGAATGATCATCGTTGCGGTCGGCGGACAGGGCAATCTTCTGGCATCCAAGGTCCTGGGCGAAGCCGCGCTTATTGAAGGGGTGGAGGTGAGAATGAGCGAGATCCACGGCATGGCCCAGCGCGGCGGCGTGGTGGAATCCTCCATTATTTTCGGCGATGCCTCCTCCTCCATTATTTCCGACGGGGAAGCCGACATCCTGCTGGGATTTGAACCGGCTGAAACCCTGCGCGCCATTGGCCGGTGCTCTGCCAATACACGAGTGATTACCAATACCGCCACCCTGCCGCCCTTTACCGTGGCTATCGGCAAAGGGGTTTATCCTGAAGTGGACGAAATCAAACGGGTGCTCAAGGAGAAGACAGCCGGCCTTGTGGCCATAGACGCCATGGCACTGGCCAAAAGAGCCGGTTCCCCGATGAGCGTGAATATTGTGCTGTTGGGTGCCTTGATCCAGACCGGCGCCCTCGGCTTTTCCAAGGAAAACGTCAAGGAAGCGATCAGGCGCAGGATTAAACCGGCGCTTGTGGAGATGAACCTTCATGCCTTTGATCTGGGATTTGAGGCTGCCGCTGCCGGCACTGTATGA
- a CDS encoding peptidoglycan-binding protein has translation MALTKCKECGEEISKKAEKCPKCGAPAKKKTSLLTWIVTIFIVLWAIGYFSSPSTTSRSSSPSTTSSSSSNSSSYLAPREYSPPLEVISWKCDKEYSYVFVRGEVKNISSQSIKNVMAVGEFRTKDGTLVKSEDSLIDYNPILPGQTSPFKTGGTDNPAITNCNLSFKTLFGKQLGYTTAKDRKAKEREKIKEVQTLLSSLGYQVGVADGIIGAKTKQAIKEFQSKQGLTENGEISNQLIVELRRAKK, from the coding sequence ATGGCATTAACGAAATGCAAAGAATGCGGCGAAGAAATAAGTAAGAAAGCTGAGAAATGCCCCAAATGCGGTGCGCCCGCCAAAAAGAAGACTTCTCTCTTAACATGGATAGTTACAATTTTTATTGTTCTTTGGGCTATCGGATATTTTTCTAGTCCATCAACAACATCACGTTCATCGAGTCCAAGTACTACGTCCAGCAGTTCCTCAAATTCATCAAGCTATTTGGCACCGAGAGAATATTCACCTCCGCTTGAGGTAATCTCGTGGAAATGTGACAAAGAATATAGTTATGTCTTTGTTCGAGGCGAAGTGAAAAATATTTCTAGTCAAAGCATTAAAAACGTTATGGCCGTTGGTGAGTTCCGCACAAAAGATGGAACTCTAGTCAAATCCGAAGATTCGCTAATTGATTACAATCCAATATTGCCCGGGCAAACGTCTCCCTTTAAAACAGGAGGCACTGACAATCCAGCGATTACAAACTGCAATCTTTCTTTTAAAACGTTGTTCGGTAAACAGTTGGGTTATACAACTGCAAAAGATAGAAAGGCGAAAGAAAGAGAAAAAATAAAGGAAGTTCAAACGCTATTATCTAGTCTTGGTTATCAGGTGGGTGTCGCAGATGGAATTATCGGCGCAAAAACTAAACAAGCGATAAAGGAGTTTCAATCCAAGCAGGGATTGACCGAAAACGGTGAGATTTCAAATCAACTTATTGTTGAACTACGAAGAGCCAAGAAATGA
- a CDS encoding AMP-binding protein: MTIFPDTLCVNGTVHRIKRLVQEGAQVCPPGIESDLIDFLTQWYGPENTITVHTSGSTGPPKAIFLKKTFVAQSAMRTLEFFELKPGQRLLLCLPLRYIAGKLMVVRALLGRLDLCTAEPTDGFAFLSQCRDTPFRFAAMVPNQVTKLLAYPERFEGLGALLIGGSALPATLETALQTVPTACFASYGMTETATHIALRRINGPDASDLFHCLRDICVGLSPKGSLTIEMPGLDQSAPIVTNDLAELIDSATFRILGRADNVIISGGIKYFPEIIEKKLEKAIEHPFFIGSLPDETLGHCMVLVIETMLDKLFEKKVAQLFEQYLDRYERPKKIVFKKPFKRTETGKIIRQL; the protein is encoded by the coding sequence GTGACTATTTTTCCTGATACCCTATGCGTCAACGGTACCGTACACCGGATAAAAAGGCTTGTGCAGGAGGGCGCTCAGGTCTGCCCCCCGGGCATCGAATCCGATCTCATTGATTTTTTAACCCAGTGGTATGGGCCGGAAAACACCATCACCGTACATACCTCGGGCAGCACAGGTCCGCCCAAGGCCATTTTTTTGAAGAAAACCTTTGTGGCCCAAAGCGCCATGCGCACTCTTGAATTTTTTGAACTCAAACCCGGCCAGCGCCTTCTGCTGTGTCTGCCCCTAAGGTACATCGCGGGGAAACTTATGGTGGTCAGGGCACTTTTGGGCAGGCTTGATCTATGCACCGCAGAACCAACCGATGGTTTTGCCTTCCTGTCCCAGTGCCGGGATACCCCCTTTCGGTTCGCCGCCATGGTGCCCAACCAGGTCACAAAGCTTTTGGCATATCCGGAACGGTTTGAGGGCCTTGGGGCCTTGCTCATCGGCGGCTCCGCGCTTCCGGCAACCCTTGAAACCGCACTTCAAACCGTGCCCACGGCCTGTTTTGCAAGCTATGGCATGACCGAAACCGCCACCCACATCGCCCTTCGCCGGATCAATGGGCCGGATGCATCTGATCTTTTCCACTGTCTGCGGGATATTTGCGTGGGGCTCTCCCCAAAAGGGTCTCTTACCATTGAAATGCCGGGCCTGGACCAATCCGCCCCTATTGTTACCAACGACCTGGCAGAACTTATTGACAGTGCCACCTTTCGTATTTTAGGCCGGGCGGATAATGTGATCATTTCAGGCGGCATTAAGTATTTTCCTGAAATCATCGAAAAAAAGCTGGAAAAAGCCATTGAACACCCTTTTTTCATCGGCTCCCTGCCCGATGAAACCCTTGGTCACTGCATGGTGCTGGTTATTGAAACAATGCTTGACAAGCTTTTTGAAAAAAAAGTGGCACAACTGTTCGAGCAATACCTGGACCGCTACGAACGCCCGAAAAAAATTGTGTTTAAAAAGCCATTCAAGCGTACTGAAACAGGAAAAATTATAAGACAATTGTAA
- the menB gene encoding 1,4-dihydroxy-2-naphthoyl-CoA synthase: MTEKRHWESIKEFEDIFFEYYEGIGKITINRERYRNAFRPTTVHEISESLRICREDQRINVIVLTGAGDTAFCAGGDQNVKGVGGYIDKDGTPRLNILEVQKQIRSMPKPVIAMVNGFAIGGGHVLHVVCDITIASENAIFGQTGPKVGSFDAGLGSSYLASTIGQKKAREIWFMCRQYTAAEALEMGLVNKVVPLAQLEDETVAWAMKMQEHSPLALRMIKLGLNAELDGQVGLQEFAGNATLLYYLTQEAQEGKNAFLEKRKPDFNKFPKFP, from the coding sequence ATGACAGAAAAACGCCACTGGGAAAGCATCAAAGAGTTCGAAGATATCTTTTTTGAGTATTATGAGGGCATCGGCAAGATCACCATCAACCGTGAACGCTACCGCAACGCCTTCCGTCCCACCACCGTCCATGAGATCAGCGAATCTTTGCGCATTTGCCGGGAGGATCAGCGTATCAATGTAATTGTTTTGACCGGGGCAGGGGATACGGCCTTTTGCGCCGGCGGCGACCAGAATGTGAAAGGGGTGGGTGGTTATATTGACAAGGACGGCACCCCAAGGCTGAATATCCTTGAAGTCCAGAAGCAAATCCGTTCCATGCCCAAGCCCGTGATCGCCATGGTCAACGGGTTTGCCATCGGCGGCGGCCATGTGCTCCATGTGGTGTGCGACATCACCATAGCCAGCGAAAACGCCATATTTGGCCAGACCGGCCCCAAGGTGGGCAGTTTTGATGCAGGATTAGGCTCCTCCTATCTGGCCAGCACGATCGGGCAGAAAAAAGCCCGGGAGATCTGGTTCATGTGTCGTCAGTATACGGCTGCCGAGGCTCTGGAAATGGGGCTTGTTAATAAGGTGGTGCCCCTGGCGCAGCTCGAAGATGAGACTGTGGCCTGGGCCATGAAAATGCAGGAACACAGCCCCTTGGCCCTTCGCATGATCAAACTGGGGCTCAATGCCGAACTCGACGGTCAGGTGGGGCTCCAGGAGTTTGCCGGTAACGCCACGCTCTTGTATTACCTGACCCAGGAGGCCCAGGAAGGCAAAAACGCGTTTCTTGAAAAGAGAAAGCCGGATTTCAATAAATTTCCGAAGTTCCCTTAA
- a CDS encoding tRNA threonylcarbamoyladenosine dehydratase produces the protein MTRDSSLISPFARLEQLLGTAAVDRLKHSRVAVFGLGAVGSFVVEALARSGIGYLRLVDFDRVDASNINRQIYALHSTLGLEKASVARARVLDINPDCEVVLHTSFVNADSLSQFLSPDLDMVVDAIDGLNAKVALIFGAKQMGVNLVSSMGAAGRTDVSMIRTGDLFDTEVCPLARMVRRRLRRRGLSSGVPCVYSIEPPLNKEPFEDKDAVDLLEQDHVEGGHGRPRPPIGSAAWVPGCFGLTLAGFVAKTLTAE, from the coding sequence ATGACCCGGGATTCAAGTCTGATCAGCCCTTTTGCCCGGCTTGAGCAACTGCTGGGAACGGCGGCGGTTGATCGGCTTAAGCATTCCCGGGTAGCCGTATTCGGGCTGGGTGCTGTGGGCTCTTTTGTGGTGGAGGCTCTGGCGCGGTCCGGCATCGGCTATTTACGGCTTGTGGATTTTGACCGGGTGGACGCCTCAAATATCAATCGGCAGATTTATGCCCTGCACTCCACCCTGGGGCTGGAAAAAGCGTCCGTGGCCCGGGCCCGGGTCCTGGACATCAATCCTGATTGCGAGGTGGTTCTGCATACCTCCTTTGTCAATGCCGACAGCCTCTCCCAGTTTTTAAGCCCGGACCTGGACATGGTGGTGGATGCCATTGACGGACTCAACGCAAAGGTCGCTCTGATCTTTGGGGCAAAACAGATGGGGGTTAATCTCGTATCCTCCATGGGAGCTGCAGGCAGAACCGATGTCTCCATGATTCGGACAGGAGATCTTTTTGACACCGAAGTGTGTCCCCTGGCCCGGATGGTGCGAAGACGGCTGCGCCGCAGGGGGCTTTCAAGCGGCGTGCCCTGTGTCTATTCCATTGAGCCCCCACTGAACAAGGAACCCTTTGAGGATAAAGACGCCGTGGATCTCCTGGAGCAGGATCATGTGGAAGGCGGTCATGGCCGCCCAAGGCCGCCCATCGGATCTGCCGCCTGGGTGCCGGGGTGTTTCGGATTGACCCTCGCAGGGTTTGTGGCAAAGACCCTTACCGCTGAATAG
- a CDS encoding ATP-binding protein: MKEDFISDKRRISYLSATYSRIYRGQSVLIEGDFGAGKTRFLKSLRPKKRHAIWVDSLFNIHETLASILRELNYDTPATYRRTPQYLKMICALSNYFIIIDEASDLDTRVWPYLKRIIDAGVPVVFAGLPKVRTYLSRNHPDILSRLKTLILYPIVVEDFISEYKDIQQEAVEQIYMTVKGDMRKFQEICTDCRDRAKELKYQFVDINLALEFISDLPPQ; this comes from the coding sequence ATGAAAGAGGATTTTATCAGTGACAAGCGCCGGATCTCTTATCTGAGCGCAACTTACAGCCGGATATACCGGGGCCAGAGTGTATTGATCGAAGGAGATTTCGGGGCAGGAAAAACAAGGTTCCTGAAATCGCTGCGTCCCAAAAAACGCCATGCCATATGGGTGGACTCCCTGTTCAATATTCATGAAACCCTGGCATCTATCCTCCGGGAACTGAACTATGACACCCCGGCCACCTATCGCCGGACCCCCCAGTACCTGAAAATGATCTGCGCTTTGTCCAACTACTTCATTATTATTGACGAAGCCAGCGATCTGGACACCCGGGTATGGCCGTATCTCAAGCGGATCATCGATGCCGGTGTTCCGGTTGTGTTTGCCGGGCTGCCCAAAGTCAGAACCTATCTGAGCCGGAACCATCCCGATATTCTCAGCCGATTGAAAACCTTAATTTTATACCCCATTGTGGTGGAAGATTTTATCTCGGAATACAAAGACATTCAGCAGGAAGCCGTCGAACAGATCTATATGACCGTCAAAGGTGATATGCGCAAGTTCCAGGAAATCTGTACAGACTGCCGGGACAGGGCAAAAGAACTGAAGTATCAGTTTGTGGACATCAATCTTGCCCTTGAATTTATATCCGACCTGCCTCCCCAGTAA
- the iorA gene encoding indolepyruvate ferredoxin oxidoreductase subunit alpha, producing the protein MHKLLKDSPGEKIMLLGNEAIARGAVEAGVAFATTYPGTPSSEVSLNLFQMSRESDLYFEYSTNEKVSLEVAAAAANSGLRTFCMMKHVGLNVAADPLMTLAYIGVTAGMVILTADDPAMFSSQNEQDNRYYAKFGHLPMLEPSCVAEAKDMIKEAFELSETLKQPVILRTTTRINHSNAFVTFGQIKERKTKGRFERDPMRCVTVPAVARGLHVKLLERMDKAAGMSEASKFNFVTGQGVQGVVANGVSYHYALDAVKDLGIESQVKILRPGFSNPLPKDKIKDFLAGCEKVLVIEEGEPFMEEAVKAFAQEAGLVIPIQGKTDGLFTPLGEFHPAMVREKIAAFFGIDYTPAPKIDTSDVPEIANRPPNLCSGCSHRATFYAIKKAAEGMDVIHPSDIGCYTLGFMPPLSVGDFVICMGGSVSTSCGFSKATDQKVVSVIGDSTFFHSGITGLVNAVFNRHNFTLVILENGITAMTGHQPHPGVDMELMGMSGYGRVDIETLVKALGVEHVSVIKPFKVKKSIETLKEAMAFEGVSVVISKEPCILWAKSIKLKKPRPFEVTDKCTDHKACINGIACPSFYIEAGRVKIDADTCVGCALCAQICPENAIRPLK; encoded by the coding sequence ATGCATAAACTGTTAAAGGACAGCCCCGGAGAGAAAATCATGCTCCTGGGCAACGAAGCCATTGCAAGGGGCGCTGTTGAAGCCGGTGTCGCCTTTGCCACCACATATCCGGGGACCCCGTCCTCGGAAGTCTCTTTGAATTTGTTCCAGATGTCCAGGGAATCGGATCTCTATTTTGAATATTCCACCAATGAAAAGGTCTCCCTGGAAGTCGCCGCCGCTGCTGCCAACTCAGGGCTTCGCACCTTTTGCATGATGAAGCATGTGGGGCTCAACGTGGCTGCCGATCCTTTGATGACCCTTGCCTATATCGGCGTAACCGCCGGCATGGTGATTTTAACGGCCGACGATCCGGCCATGTTCTCCAGCCAGAACGAGCAGGACAACCGCTACTATGCCAAGTTCGGCCATCTGCCCATGCTCGAACCCTCTTGCGTGGCCGAGGCCAAGGATATGATCAAAGAGGCTTTTGAGCTCTCCGAAACCCTTAAACAGCCGGTCATCCTGCGTACCACCACCCGGATCAACCACTCCAACGCCTTTGTGACCTTTGGCCAGATCAAGGAAAGAAAGACAAAAGGCCGGTTTGAAAGAGATCCTATGCGCTGCGTTACCGTACCCGCCGTAGCCCGGGGACTGCATGTCAAGCTTCTGGAGCGTATGGACAAGGCCGCCGGCATGTCTGAAGCCTCGAAGTTCAATTTTGTTACGGGGCAGGGTGTCCAGGGCGTTGTGGCCAACGGGGTGAGCTACCATTATGCCCTGGATGCTGTAAAAGACCTTGGTATCGAATCACAGGTCAAGATTCTTCGCCCCGGGTTTTCCAATCCCTTGCCCAAGGATAAGATTAAAGATTTTCTGGCCGGCTGTGAAAAGGTGCTTGTCATTGAAGAGGGTGAACCCTTCATGGAAGAGGCCGTCAAGGCCTTTGCCCAGGAAGCGGGTCTTGTCATACCCATCCAGGGCAAGACAGATGGGCTGTTTACACCCTTGGGGGAATTTCATCCCGCCATGGTCCGGGAGAAGATCGCGGCCTTTTTCGGCATAGACTATACCCCGGCCCCGAAGATTGATACCTCCGATGTGCCGGAAATTGCCAACCGTCCCCCCAATCTGTGCTCCGGATGCTCCCACAGGGCCACCTTCTACGCCATTAAAAAGGCGGCTGAAGGAATGGATGTTATCCACCCCAGTGATATCGGCTGCTACACGTTGGGTTTTATGCCGCCGTTGTCCGTTGGGGATTTTGTGATCTGCATGGGCGGCTCGGTGAGTACCTCATGCGGTTTCAGCAAGGCCACGGACCAGAAGGTGGTCAGCGTGATCGGCGACTCCACCTTTTTCCATTCAGGGATTACAGGCCTTGTCAATGCCGTGTTCAACCGCCACAATTTCACTTTGGTGATCCTTGAAAACGGTATTACCGCCATGACCGGTCATCAGCCCCACCCGGGTGTGGATATGGAACTGATGGGCATGTCCGGGTACGGCCGGGTGGATATTGAAACCCTGGTCAAAGCCCTGGGTGTGGAACATGTTTCCGTAATCAAGCCATTTAAAGTGAAAAAGAGCATTGAAACCCTTAAAGAGGCCATGGCCTTTGAGGGTGTCTCCGTTGTCATCTCCAAAGAGCCCTGTATCCTCTGGGCAAAGAGCATTAAACTGAAAAAGCCCAGGCCCTTCGAGGTAACTGATAAATGTACGGATCACAAGGCGTGCATCAATGGGATCGCCTGTCCCTCCTTTTACATTGAAGCGGGCCGGGTGAAAATTGATGCCGATACCTGTGTGGGCTGTGCTCTGTGCGCCCAGATCTGTCCTGAAAACGCCATCCGCCCATTGAAATAG
- a CDS encoding TatD family hydrolase, producing the protein MTGFIDVHTHLHDPRIIDNAPDIVLRAQDAGVEKIATCATMEENFGITAQLSEKFSCVVPCLGIHPWFLDTLRPDWARNLGQWLEKIPAGVGETGLDFMDKSADRNLQVHVFKTHLALACELNRPINIHVRKAWDAIVKILKHHGPVTAGGVIHSYSGSADLIPVLEKFNLYISFSGSVTRPNAKKVIQALGAVSLDRIVFETDTPDIVPQFILDAHPGEAPLNEPANVPKIVRVAAERRGMAFETLARHGYENSLNLFGSVLNPKAKIR; encoded by the coding sequence ATGACCGGGTTCATTGATGTTCATACGCATCTCCATGATCCACGGATAATTGATAACGCCCCGGATATTGTTCTGCGGGCGCAAGACGCCGGGGTGGAAAAAATAGCCACCTGTGCCACCATGGAAGAAAATTTTGGGATTACAGCCCAATTGTCGGAAAAATTTTCCTGTGTGGTGCCCTGTCTGGGGATTCATCCCTGGTTCCTTGATACTTTGCGCCCGGATTGGGCACGGAATCTGGGTCAATGGCTGGAAAAAATACCCGCCGGGGTAGGGGAGACCGGGCTTGATTTCATGGACAAGAGCGCGGACCGGAATCTGCAGGTTCATGTGTTCAAAACCCATCTGGCCCTGGCCTGTGAGCTCAACCGACCCATTAACATCCATGTCCGCAAAGCCTGGGACGCAATAGTGAAAATTTTGAAACACCATGGACCGGTGACTGCCGGCGGTGTCATCCACTCCTATTCCGGGTCTGCCGACCTTATTCCGGTCCTTGAGAAATTCAACCTTTATATCTCCTTTTCCGGATCAGTCACCCGGCCCAATGCCAAAAAGGTGATTCAGGCGTTAGGGGCGGTCAGTTTGGACCGAATCGTATTCGAGACCGACACCCCGGATATTGTGCCCCAGTTTATTCTGGATGCCCATCCCGGGGAAGCACCGTTAAATGAGCCGGCCAATGTACCAAAGATTGTCAGGGTGGCAGCGGAAAGAAGGGGCATGGCATTTGAAACCCTGGCCCGGCATGGATATGAAAACAGCCTGAATCTCTTTGGGTCTGTTTTAAACCCAAAGGCGAAAATCAGATGA